One part of the Musa acuminata AAA Group cultivar baxijiao chromosome BXJ1-5, Cavendish_Baxijiao_AAA, whole genome shotgun sequence genome encodes these proteins:
- the LOC135585678 gene encoding protein KINESIN LIGHT CHAIN-RELATED 2-like isoform X2 produces the protein MIRPVFMQGFARRWLPFPSAPMAVRRAAAAASTSLISSSPRSNLFSTALLTSLLPHISPQTPSPTSPLPRPFRIPLPPKCPLFRRIQTLPQIPPPPHPTPTLQSAATSAEVIAVIEAMESSLDEHDERLGAACFEAAERLDSIGHQDLDRALAFAFRALQFFERKDGGWSVSVAKVLRLMGSISCKMMRFNDSLESLNTAAQILDALRRENSRDDDALKASVAVQLQLSSTKTAMGRRREALINLRKSLDLKRSILEHTSREMGAAYKDLAEAYVVVLDFDEALPLALRALEIYGEQFGEYSAEVVQIRRLLGVIYTGLGENDEALEQNELSRRVLESLSLDEELLQVGIDAANILIELGRLDQAISYLKWVIQKTDKECETRASVLISMAQALCNQEKFGDSRRCLEIASGILDKKELVSPTKVSEAYAEISLIYETMNDFEIALSLMKKALAILQELPQVQHLEGSISMRIGWLLLLTKRVPQSIPYLESAAEKLKDCFGPKHFGLGFVYKHLGQAYLDMDHPQSAAKVLVLAKDIIDESFGLQHEDAIDTCQCLANAYGAMGRYVMLLQWRSNNA, from the exons ATGATCCGACCCGTTTTCATGCAAGGGTTTGCTCGGCGTTGGCTCCCCTTCCCCTCTGCTCCCATGGCCGTCAGAAGAGCAGCAGCTGCGGCTTCCACTTCCCTCATCTCTTCTTCCCCCAGATCCAACCTTTTCTCAACTGCTCTTCTCACAAGCCTCCTCCCTCACATCTCTCcccaaaccccttctccaacctcTCCTCTTCCACGTCCTTTCCGCATCCCCTTGCCCCCAAAATGCCCCCTTTTCCGCCGCATCCAAACCCTTCCCCAAATCCCACCACCTCCTCATCCTACTCCTACCCTTCAATCCGCCGCCACTTCCGCAGAAGTCATCGCCGTCATCGAGGCGATGGAGTCCTCCCTCGACGAGCACGACGAGAGGCTCGGCGCTGCCTGCTTCGAGGCGGCCGAGCGGCTGGATTCCATAGGGCACCAGGACCTCGACAGAGCCCTCGCCTTTGCCTTCCGAGCGCTGCAATTCTTCGAGAGGAAGGACGGCGGGTGGTCGGTCTCGGTCGCCAAAGTCCTGCGATTGATGGGCTCCATCAGCTGCAAGATGATGAGGTTCAACGATAGCCTGGAGTCGTTAAACACCGCAGCTCAGATTCTCGATGCACTAAGGCGAGAAAATTCCAGGGACGATGATGCTCTTAAAGCTAGCGTCGCTGTTCAGCTCCAGCTCTCGAGTACAAAGACTGCTATGGGCCGAAGGCGGGAGGCTTTGATCAATCTACGGAAGTCTTTGGACCTTAAACGGTCGATTTTGGAGCATACTTCTAGGGAAATGGGTGCCGCCTATAAGGATTTGGCGGAGGCTTATGTTGTcgttttggattttgatgaggctTTGCCGTTGGCTTTGAGGGCACTTGAGATATATGGTGAACAATTTGGGGAGTACTCAGCAGAAGTCGTCCAGATTAGGCGGCTTCTTGGTGTTATTTATACTGGGTTGGGAGAGAATGATGAGGCATTGGAGCAGAATGAGCTTTCAAGAAGGGTCTTGGAAAGTTTAAGCTTGGATGAAGAATTGCTTCAGGTGGGAATTGATGCGGCTAACATACTGATCGAACTAGGTAGGCTGGATCAAGCGATCAGCTACCTGAAGTGGGTGATTCAAAAGACTGACAAGGAATGTGAGACAAGAGCATCAGTGCTCATCTCGATGGCTCAGGCCTTGTGTAATCAGGAGAAGTTTGGTGATTCTAGAAGGTGCTTGGAAATTGCTAGTGGTATTCTTGACAAGAAGGAGTTAGTGTCTCCCACAAAGGTTTCTGAAGCTTATGCAGAGATATCTTTGATATATGAGACAATGAATGACTTTGAGATTGCTTTGTCTTTGATGAAGAAGGCTCTTGCTATTCTTCAGGAACTTCCACAGGTACAGCATCTGGAGGGAAGCATCTCGATGAGAATTGGATGGTTGCTTCTCTTGACAAAGAGGGTTCCCCAATCCATTCCCTACTTGGAAAGTGCAGCTGAGAAGCTAAAAGACTGCTTTGGTCCAAAACATTTTGGGTTGGGATTTGTGTATAAGCATTTGGGACAAGCATATTTGGACATGGATCACCCACAGTCTGCTGCTAAGGTGCTAGTTCTTGCAAAGGACATCATTGATGAGTCTTTTGGGCTACAGCATGAGGACGCAATTGATACGTGCCAGTGCCTTGCCAATGCTTATGGTGCCATGGGAAGGTACG TTATGCTCTTGCAATGGAGGTCCAACAATGCGTAA
- the LOC135585678 gene encoding protein KINESIN LIGHT CHAIN-RELATED 2-like isoform X1, giving the protein MQGFARRWLPFPSAPMAVRRAAAAASTSLISSSPRSNLFSTALLTSLLPHISPQTPSPTSPLPRPFRIPLPPKCPLFRRIQTLPQIPPPPHPTPTLQSAATSAEVIAVIEAMESSLDEHDERLGAACFEAAERLDSIGHQDLDRALAFAFRALQFFERKDGGWSVSVAKVLRLMGSISCKMMRFNDSLESLNTAAQILDALRRENSRDDDALKASVAVQLQLSSTKTAMGRRREALINLRKSLDLKRSILEHTSREMGAAYKDLAEAYVVVLDFDEALPLALRALEIYGEQFGEYSAEVVQIRRLLGVIYTGLGENDEALEQNELSRRVLESLSLDEELLQVGIDAANILIELGRLDQAISYLKWVIQKTDKECETRASVLISMAQALCNQEKFGDSRRCLEIASGILDKKELVSPTKVSEAYAEISLIYETMNDFEIALSLMKKALAILQELPQVQHLEGSISMRIGWLLLLTKRVPQSIPYLESAAEKLKDCFGPKHFGLGFVYKHLGQAYLDMDHPQSAAKVLVLAKDIIDESFGLQHEDAIDTCQCLANAYGAMGSYALAMEVQQCVIDAWENHGPSAKDETREAHRLLEQLKKKARGSPAAVFPANSLPLLPQN; this is encoded by the exons ATGCAAGGGTTTGCTCGGCGTTGGCTCCCCTTCCCCTCTGCTCCCATGGCCGTCAGAAGAGCAGCAGCTGCGGCTTCCACTTCCCTCATCTCTTCTTCCCCCAGATCCAACCTTTTCTCAACTGCTCTTCTCACAAGCCTCCTCCCTCACATCTCTCcccaaaccccttctccaacctcTCCTCTTCCACGTCCTTTCCGCATCCCCTTGCCCCCAAAATGCCCCCTTTTCCGCCGCATCCAAACCCTTCCCCAAATCCCACCACCTCCTCATCCTACTCCTACCCTTCAATCCGCCGCCACTTCCGCAGAAGTCATCGCCGTCATCGAGGCGATGGAGTCCTCCCTCGACGAGCACGACGAGAGGCTCGGCGCTGCCTGCTTCGAGGCGGCCGAGCGGCTGGATTCCATAGGGCACCAGGACCTCGACAGAGCCCTCGCCTTTGCCTTCCGAGCGCTGCAATTCTTCGAGAGGAAGGACGGCGGGTGGTCGGTCTCGGTCGCCAAAGTCCTGCGATTGATGGGCTCCATCAGCTGCAAGATGATGAGGTTCAACGATAGCCTGGAGTCGTTAAACACCGCAGCTCAGATTCTCGATGCACTAAGGCGAGAAAATTCCAGGGACGATGATGCTCTTAAAGCTAGCGTCGCTGTTCAGCTCCAGCTCTCGAGTACAAAGACTGCTATGGGCCGAAGGCGGGAGGCTTTGATCAATCTACGGAAGTCTTTGGACCTTAAACGGTCGATTTTGGAGCATACTTCTAGGGAAATGGGTGCCGCCTATAAGGATTTGGCGGAGGCTTATGTTGTcgttttggattttgatgaggctTTGCCGTTGGCTTTGAGGGCACTTGAGATATATGGTGAACAATTTGGGGAGTACTCAGCAGAAGTCGTCCAGATTAGGCGGCTTCTTGGTGTTATTTATACTGGGTTGGGAGAGAATGATGAGGCATTGGAGCAGAATGAGCTTTCAAGAAGGGTCTTGGAAAGTTTAAGCTTGGATGAAGAATTGCTTCAGGTGGGAATTGATGCGGCTAACATACTGATCGAACTAGGTAGGCTGGATCAAGCGATCAGCTACCTGAAGTGGGTGATTCAAAAGACTGACAAGGAATGTGAGACAAGAGCATCAGTGCTCATCTCGATGGCTCAGGCCTTGTGTAATCAGGAGAAGTTTGGTGATTCTAGAAGGTGCTTGGAAATTGCTAGTGGTATTCTTGACAAGAAGGAGTTAGTGTCTCCCACAAAGGTTTCTGAAGCTTATGCAGAGATATCTTTGATATATGAGACAATGAATGACTTTGAGATTGCTTTGTCTTTGATGAAGAAGGCTCTTGCTATTCTTCAGGAACTTCCACAGGTACAGCATCTGGAGGGAAGCATCTCGATGAGAATTGGATGGTTGCTTCTCTTGACAAAGAGGGTTCCCCAATCCATTCCCTACTTGGAAAGTGCAGCTGAGAAGCTAAAAGACTGCTTTGGTCCAAAACATTTTGGGTTGGGATTTGTGTATAAGCATTTGGGACAAGCATATTTGGACATGGATCACCCACAGTCTGCTGCTAAGGTGCTAGTTCTTGCAAAGGACATCATTGATGAGTCTTTTGGGCTACAGCATGAGGACGCAATTGATACGTGCCAGTGCCTTGCCAATGCTTATGGTGCCATGGGAAG TTATGCTCTTGCAATGGAGGTCCAACAATGCGTAATAGATGCATGGGAAAACCATGGGCCCAGTGCCAAGGATGAAACTAGAGAAGCTCACCGCCTTTTAGAGCAGTTAAAGAAAAAGGCCCGAGGGTCACCTGCTGCAGTATTTCCTGCAAACAGTCTGCCATTGCTTCCACAAAATTAA